The Oryza glaberrima chromosome 5, OglaRS2, whole genome shotgun sequence DNA segment TAGCTATTTACAGATGAACGATATCTAATCTTTCCGGCTATGCATATGTACTTCAGATATATATGTCAAGGACAAGAACGAATTTTAACACGTTATGCATTAACGCGTAGTATAATATACCTGCTACAAGCTGGAGCTTCATCGCTGTCAACGTGTTCCAAAGGCATGTTCATTGTTCAAACCTAGTTTGTCCGGTTCAGCATTAACAAATCTTCTGAAGCGCGGCTTAATTGTGCATGCACATTTAGCAACAGGTCAATGTGGCCTGGAACCTATCCGTATGCAGCCCTATCACAAGTAGATACTATCACATTAGGATGCAAGATCAATAATAAGATGCCCGTGAGCACCAAAGCTAAACGAAGAAATTTATTTGACTGCACGGCAGATCAAATACGTTAAACAACTTCTGTGAAAAAAAGGTAAACAACTGATACCTCTTCAGAAGGGACTAATTCGGTGTGCCAGCTTTATTTGCCACTCAGAAACCAGCCGGCCTGGGATAGGTGCCAATGCATCCTTCTCACGTGCATCTGCATCATCAGCATGGATAACAGAAATAACGTCTTCAACCAGTTTGTCCCTGCCACCCCTTAGTGGATCCTACAACGGAACGATATGTTAGGGTTCCCCAGCAAATTTGTGCACAGAGGGCCATCCTGAATCCTGGTGTAACTATTCCAGCCTTCATATTCAAAATGACTAACCTGTAAAAATACATCAGTATGTGTTTTCCCTTCATAGAGTAGTAACTTGGCTTTAGCACCAGCTTGTTTAAGGACACCCGCAAAAGTTTCACTGCATATGTGATATACGGAGTTAAAGAGTTCTTAGCAGCTTGAACATACAACATGAATGGATTAACTTGTATAGAAAGATGGATCAAATAACGGTGTAACACctaggtagtgtttggttgtaAGGATGGGATGGGGCAAACCCACTTTTAGGGGTGTTTGGTTTAGTGGTGAGTGAGGGGTAGGTCCatggagaggaatattcctcttaGATCCGGGACCAAGCCATCCAGCAAAATCGGTCGGACGAGCTTGTCCCACCTGGGACGAGCGCACAGCGTGAGTTGCGCCACTTCACCGCGCGTCGTGTGCATCGCCGTCAGGAGCAGCTATagctggcggcgatggcgggctGTCACCACGCGCCCTGACCTCCTCCTCTGCCTGGAGGCCGGTCCAAGCcacgcaccccccccccccccccccgccgacctcctcgccgcatCCGCGCTGCCGAATCAGGTTGCCTAGAGGTCGGGGGCCACCGGATCTGGCCTCCTTGAGGTCGGGGCTTGCCGGAACCAGCCGCGCCTCCAACCTCGTCGCCGTGGACCGATGCCTCTAGCTCCGGCCACCACGTCCACATCGTCATTGTCTCCGATGtcgcgccgctcctccttccacccgcgccgccgatcACCGCTCCTTCCTCTGCAAGCTGCGAGCTGCGAGACCTTTTCTCGCTGGGAGTAACGTGGTGCAAACGCTGTTCATCACATTCCTACCCCATCCCTTCTACCAAATAAAAAATTGGGATCATTCCATCCTATAAACCAAACAAGCAAGTAGGATCACTCCATCCCTAAAATCAGGGATTGTGTCATCCCATCCCACATAGTCCCAAAACCAAACACGCGCCTACAGAATGTAGAAGCATATAAAAATAGAAGTGAGAAATTAATAAGTAATAGGCAGTGTTTGCCTACAATAATATGTCCAGAAAGACAGCTTGTATGGAACTTGACGTTTTAATTTGACGCATATATCTTGTAAAAGAGAGGAACCCCAAAACAATATAACAGAAAAGATAATCAAACCTAGTAGAGAATTATTAATTCCCCTGGAAATAAATTATAATCATACCTAGCAGAAAATGGTATAGAATAATCATCCGTTCCATGCAAAAGCACAATCTGAGGAAGAAGAGCTATTGTTTCAGGACTTAATTTCTTGGCAACAGTTTCTGGAGAGAAATGTGGCAATGATTTCTTTCCCTCCATTATGCTGAAAAGGCATTTCATAAGTTCCTGAGTTTTGTATAGTTCTAATTAAGAATTAAGGAAAGTAGAAGCAACACTTCCATATCAAAAGTACAGTTACACTGTTACCTGAGAAATATTGAACGGTAAAGACCACGTTCATGGAAATGatcaaccaaattttcaatgttGTATCTGCAAACAGCAATTTGAGCAATGAGAATATATGTCATGTAAACATAGAATCACTAGCTCTGATTATTTAGTATCTCATTACACATTCTGTTGCATCCAAATGCCAAAGTGAGACTGCAGAAGTTGGTTCAAAATTCTAAAAGGCACCATATGTTTTCTCAGCTACTAAAACACTTCATGAGGTACAAATCTAAAACAAGCACTCAAAGCACCAAATGGTAGATATCTATTGCTTTTTAGCAGGACTAGCCCCAGTTTCACAACATCGGAGTTTATAAGTCAATCATCATGTAAACTAAACAATTGCCGAAATCCGACTTTCTTCACAATCAAAATCAGACTAACACAGGAGTAGAATCAATAGAAGATCACTTAAATGAACACATAAAGAAATCATGCGATGTTGCCATGATAGCAGGTTTAGTGTTTTATATTAGACCAAAACGTGCATGGTATAGAAAACTAATCAAGACTCAGGAGAAGCAATTCTTTAATAATGATGATAACCATACAGACATATAATCAATCAAAATTAGATGATAAAGCTATCCCACCCTCCAGACAAACCAAAGTATGCTTTTATTTGAGTAACACTCCATGAAATCTGCTCTCCCCTAGATTCTTTAGCCGCTTGTTCCAAAAGAGCGCATGCTGCGATATGTGCTCCTGCTGATTGACCCATTAAGTATATCCTGCAGGATTTAACACGATGAATGGTAGGTCTTTCACTAAAATCATcagtaaaaaaatacaaagcaaGAATAATGGAAAACTACGAAATTATTAGGATGCATGGGAATAATACAGTCATCAGTTCCAGAAATGAATGTGGTTAAGTCTAGATGCAAGTATAACATATACTGTGCATTTTAGCTTTCCATTCAATAAGACACATATTTCTATATCTTACACAATTTATGTCGGAACAGAAGCATGCCCAGAaaaccttttaaaaaaacttctaTGTGCTTGTCCTCATTCAATAACCACCAGCATGGACTTCAAATATAATCATTCAAATCATGTACATTGTTCATTCAAGAAAACCGTTTAGAAAAACTTCATGTATACATGAAACTTTTTTTCAGTAGTAACTTTATTAGGGTGTTGTGATTTGATAAAGTATCACTTACTGATTAGGATCTCCTCCATAGGCACCAACAGTCTCACAAACAAATGAAATCCCATCAGAAGCATCGCTAACCATGTCACTTATTGTTCCTTGAGGAAAATTCCTGCAAAACATATGCTTTTATATATCATCAAGCAAGCAAAAAGAAATCGATCAATCAGTAAATTCttatcagtaaaaaaaatctaccaaaAAAGAATTATAAGAATCATATATGAGGAATCCATGCAAAGTATGAGCACCTGTAATCAATGCATGCAACTATAATTCCTCGCCCTGCTAACCTCCTTCCAAGAAGAGCACCCCACGCCTTGTAACTAGATATAACTGAGGTCATCAAAAGGGCAAATCATGGCAGAAGACCCTTATAATACATCATCAGAAGAATTTTACTCACCCAATGATCCATGCACCACCAGTAACAAATGCAACAACTGGACTGGGTTTTTTGGGGTCTCTTGGTATGTAAAGATCCAACCTGTATAGTGTGAAATTGAGTCTCTAGCAAAGTCCAAAATCAGATTCTTCCGTTTATATAGCAGATAGTTTCTATACCTATTTCTTGGTTGATCCCCATAGATCACGCTCCTCAAAACTTGTCttgaaaagaaataataataccCAACTGGAAAtcaataaataataaattagttGGTAGATGTACAATCATGGCCATGCTTTCAATTCCGTAAAAAGGGAACCAAGAAGAGCTAATTTGCCAGAACACTTATTGGTACAATCATAACATTGACTAACCATCATGTTCAACATAGAAATCTGTAATAAAAGGTAAGGTCAACGAGGCCAAAGGTAaacatgattttcttttttttatctacctCTTATGAAACCGGGCATAAGTAAAATTGCATATATTATGAGGGCAGCGAGCTGAGAAATCCACCGGTAGCCTACCCTGGAAAAATAGAAAGAACATCAGGGACATCTATACAGCAAAGATGAAAATATATTGTAtatgcatttggatttttttttttttggagattttGGTGGGTAGATAACGCAATGTATATTAGGCGTTTTGAAGCATGACTTCACAAGATAATAAAATTCAGTTCATCAGTGCTAGAGTTAGCTTGCCATCCAAGTGAATTAGTTGAAAATGCAAGGTGCTTTGATGCAACAATCTGTTTTAACAATGGGGATTTCCTAATTTCTTATAGGTCATTATTGGTATGTCCGTGAGGAGGAGTGAGACCAAAGACGACGAGGGCGTGTTGCCGAATGGCGATCGGTACAGTATCAGATTACGTTACCCGAGGTATCGGAGGAGGATGAAGGCGAGGCGCGTGACGAGGTACGtctcggcggcggcatggctgACGTCCTCCCGGAACGTGGACCTCCTCTCGCCGCCCCCGCGGCTGCCGGGGGCGAGCGGAGAGTCGGGGGAGAAGGGCACGGAACGCCGGCGCACGAGGACCTGGGGGGCACCGCGTGGAGGTACCGCCTCCGCCACGGGGCCCGCGTCACCGGAGACCGGACTCGCGGGCTGCATTGCGGGGCGGACGAGACGACGATGCTAGCTCCTGGTGGCGAGGGATTTGGGGTTGCCGCATTGGTGGGGTGGGTGGAGATGGAGGGGGCGTGGAGGCCattggaggggaggggagcggagACGCCGGAGAGGTCGCCCAAAttaggaggaggcggagcgcgcgcggcgcgacggcgagcggaggaggtggaATTGGAGGAGGCCATGGGGACGCGTGCGTGGCCGGCGAACTCGTCAATTCAAGCGGGCTGTTGTTGGGCTGAGAGGCCACGGCCCATCACGAGATGGCCTGACGAGGCCACTGTAAGTAGTGGGCCGGGCAACGCGCAATGGCTCGACAATGTTTCAGCTTCGCAAGTGGTACAGTGAGCCGAACGATAGAtaagttaatatattttttttaagaaacactaCAACTACACGCGCGCGTAACATGGGTACTCTCGTCTCGTTCCTATAAACTATAAGCATCTCTAAATTATCTTAAAATTAATAGAGTCACCATATACGTCTCGCTGTCGATGTGTACGTATGGATACTTAGTCATAAATATGAGCAGTTGTATCAAGTTTAGAACTTAAAATTGGTTGGGTTATTTCCACCATAAGTAACATAACCAGTTGAGATACACAACTTCACAAATTAATCAAAAATTGTATtatctccgttctaaaatataacaatttttatatatgtatatggacATATGCTTGtcttttttaagggaaaaccAGCATGAGAGTGTGCCTTTTAATTAAATACAGCGGGAGAAAAATACACCCCTAAGAGCAAAGAAAAGGTAAGTGCCCCAAAAAAACAGGGGGGGCTGCTATATAACGGAATCCCATTTTCGAACGGGATGATCCCGAgtaggtatcaggtgtgatacctatcaggtatcagacgattctacaCAACAGGATGATCCCGAGTAGGTATtaggtgtgatacctatcagatatcagacgattctacacacgtttcaggtgatacctacaagtatcatgtgatacttatcaggtatcatgcgattttctaccacgtatcgcgtgatactcgcaAGGTATCATGTGAAACCTGTCAGGTATCAAATGATTTCAACCACGTATCGTGTGATACTCATGAGGTATCATGCGATGTCTGTCatgtatcagacgatttctaccacgtatcgcgtgatactcgcgaggtatcagatgatttctaccatgtatcacgtgatacttgtgaggtatcggatgatacctaccaggtatcaggtgattcTCTACTAGATATAGCTGGGCATCCCGTTTGGGGAGGAGCAACCCGACACGCGCGGTCGCCCCCTGCAGCCATCCCTtgtagacgaggacggcgacggcggcggcagaggacgggcgcggcgacggcggcggtagcgggggacgggcgcggcggcggtgggggatgggcgcggcagcgacggcggcggcgtcaacaGGGGACGggcgcgatggcggcggcggcggaggcgatgggGGACGGGCGCCGCAGCGGCgggggacggtggcggcggtgagtgAGTGTTTGGATAAGAATCGCGTTGCAAAGAGGAGCTATCCCGTTGGGGGACGGTATCCCGTCCCCTAGCATTCCCCAAAAAATAATACACTATACAAGGTGTGGTATAAGCTCACGCAGGCCTGCCAAAGCTCACACACTGCCTTCTTCCTTTATTTTCACGAGAAGATACGACGTTATGGTCTCCTTGTGCTAAAAATATCCATCGGTTTCACTCCTACCATATTTTCCAAATGATAAGGAGGATCAACGTATGCAATTCCTTCTTAGGGTTGCCAGTCGTTGTGGCTAGTTTCTTCCACCGGTTTTAAATGACTAAACGGTCTCCTGGTGTCGAGGCTCAAGCTACTGGTAACCCACCCAAACAGTTATAAGGCTCCAAATTCTTTTAGCGTACTGCACTTGGTGATACCGATAAGGTGTAAGGCCGCTTCATCCCCTCTCTGGTGAAGAGGGTATCATCTATTGTTCTGGCAGTTTCTGGTCGTAAGTCTATCAGAGATCCATATCAtacagtaaaaaaattattatattttaagaaggAGCGAGTACACATTTAGGTGTATGGTCGTAGCTCGCCACGCTAGAACAACATTTATCCTAAAAATGGGAGAAGAATCATCAGCTAGCTAGGTGACGCGAAGTGTTTATATTTGGTCGCGGCAACGCAACGGCATCCACCGCCGTGGGCGGGCTGGCTTAATTTGCGCCGTTGCGCGTGCGCGTACGTGTAATCCGTCGTGAGTGCGCCCATCTCGAACGGTTGACACCTAGCCTGGCGAGTGCCCCCGCGCACGGCACGGCGCGACAAAAACCGAGGTGATATGCATGGCGACGAAGGCTGTCACGGGCTGGAAATTGCGATGCGCGCGCGGCGCGTCGGCGAGGCCGGTGCGCGCATCGACCGATTTGCTAGCATCAGCAGCACAAAAGGCGGATCGCGACTTCGCGATCGAGCTAGCATGCGTGTACCCTATCCATTTCTCGATGAGATCGACAAAACATAATGCAATTAACCTGCGCACGTACACGCAACACCAGCTGATCAAAATTTGTTTCAGATTTACAAATGGTGAAACGTACGAACAAGATGGTGAAGAAATTAATTCATCAAAATTTGCAgcccatcgtttggcctaaacagccaaagaataagccaaaatttgaatttttgaacttaattttgaagttgattttgaaatgttttaacgtaatttttgttaattttggcttttaagtcgctacaaacaaatttacaaaagttttacttataaattaattttaattttctaataagccaaataagccattttagttaaaatggcaaccgatgggagccttGTACACATTTAGGCGTTACACATGGTCATAGCTACGCTAGAAAAACTTAGTCGTTGTGTCCTAAAAatggaagaagaatcaacagctAAGCTAGAGACGCGGGCAAGGTTGGTTGCGTGGTTAGGTCGGTCAGGCGACGCCGAGGAAGTCAAGCGCGGACTTGGCCATGACGGCGGCGAACTCCTTGAAGCTGATGaccccgtcgccgtcggtgtCGGCGTCGCGCATCATCCGCGTGAGCTCCTCGAAGGTGAGCGGCTGGCCGAGGCGCGCCATGGAGcgggcgagctcggcggcggagatgaaGCCGTTGCCGTCGCGGTCGAACGCCCGGAACACCTCGAGCAGCTGCGCCTGGTCCACCAGGTGCGTCTGCGTGGTGAGCACCGGcgcgatcgccgccgccagctcgtcGAACTCCACCGACCCGTTGCCGTTGGCGTCCATCCCGGCGAGCAGCGCGTGCACCTCGTCGCCCGTGGGGCGCAGCCCCAGCGAccgcagcagcgccgccagcTCCAGCTGCGTCAGGCTGCCGTCGCCGTTCATGTCGAACCGCCGGAACAGCTCCCGGAGCTGCTTCAGCTGGCTCCCCCGCAGCTGCTGCGGCGCCGGTGCTGCTTctgacctcctcgccgccattgTTGTCATCTCTCGATGTACGtgtgttttcttttctcttgtgGATCTGTGACCTCTCGCGGTGGTGGTTGTGGTGGAGGAGACGAGAGGGAGGCGACTTTTTATTTATCGAGGGGAAGACGCGTTGGAGAGTTGGGACTGACTGGGTCggtgcgtgcatgcatggaaGGAGGCAAATGCCGGGGTGGGTGCGCATAAAAAACGGAGGATTTGTGGGTTTTTTCCCTTTGTGTTTTCGGTTGCACCTGTGAGGTTAGCTGCAGCCGGTACTGCGAGGATTTTTACCGTACGTGTTCAGTTACAAGTGAGATCTATGCGCGTTAAATTGGTTACGTCTTCACCCGCCCTGCACACTGTAGAATCTAGTAATAGTTTTGCATCAACACACCACATGTACCGGTGTTCTCGTTGTAAAAATCATCCATGCATACAGTACGCACCTTTGATAAAATGTTGCGTGATCTGTATATGTGGCATTGAATTTGGACTGAACCCAATGCATTGTTTGTGTTATGGAATATTATCTTCTGGAATATAAgatctattttgttttttaccAATCCAAATCGTAGTAGAGACAAATCTCCTCCTATGACCCATATTTATAGAGGCAGGTAAAACATATAAGATTGACCTGTACTGACATATCAGATTTATGATAAAGAGAGAGCTTGTAATGTCCTTGAGATCAAAGAGAAGGACGCATGTGTTTTATATCTCTCATGTCTTAATACTGCGGGAGGGATTGCTAATAGACATGTTAGTTTATAACAGTTTGTACCCATCATATCCTGATATCCATATACCGCGTCCGCGTGACAAGTTGACAGCCCTGAACTTGAAGACTTGTAACGCCATTCGTCTTTTGACTACCTTTGTAGTAGGAAGGATGGTCCACACTCCACAGGAAGTCAAAGATTTCCGGTCAGTTGTTACACTGTCTAACTATCTGCACCAGCTCCAGCTACAACTAGGCTACATTAGCTAGGAAGATGCGAGGAATCTATCACTCCCATGCCCAAAGGTTGCTTGTATGATTGTGTCCAAAATGATAAGGTTAGCAGCAGAGCAAGATGTACTCATACAGAATCTTACAGCTGCCCTGTAACATAAACAATTGTGGGTAATCACTA contains these protein-coding regions:
- the LOC127774303 gene encoding probable isoprenylcysteine alpha-carbonyl methylesterase ICME; protein product: MTTMAARRSEAAPAPQQLRGSQLKQLRELFRRFDMNGDGSLTQLELAALLRSLGLRPTGDEVHALLAGMDANGNGSVEFDELAAAIAPVLTTQTHLVDQAQLLEVFRAFDRDGNGFISAAELARSMARLGQPLTFEELTRMMRDADTDGDGVISFKEFAAVMAKSALDFLGVAHRRLVRPAMQPASPVSGDAGPVAEAVPPRGAPQVLVRRRSVPFSPDSPLAPGSRGGGERRSTFREDVSHAAAETYLVTRLAFILLRYLGVGYRWISQLAALIIYAILLMPGFIRVGYYYFFSRQVLRSVIYGDQPRNRLDLYIPRDPKKPSPVVAFVTGGAWIIGYKAWGALLGRRLAGRGIIVACIDYRNFPQGTISDMVSDASDGISFVCETVGAYGGDPNQIYLMGQSAGAHIAACALLEQAAKESRGEQISWSVTQIKAYFGLSGGYNIENLVDHFHERGLYRSIFLSIMEGKKSLPHFSPETVAKKLSPETIALLPQIVLLHGTDDYSIPFSASETFAGVLKQAGAKAKLLLYEGKTHTDVFLQDPLRGGRDKLVEDVISVIHADDADAREKDALAPIPGRLVSEWQIKLAHRISPF